The following are encoded in a window of Brevibacillus ruminantium genomic DNA:
- a CDS encoding SDR family NAD(P)-dependent oxidoreductase, which produces MDMGLMNKTAMVTGSTKGIGKAIAIELAREGVNVLINGRNHEEVERTVNELKSEFPATSPQNATADIVDKQQREALFEKYPHVDILVNNMGIYEIMSYEDVDDEVWEKYFRTNVLAANGLSKFYLPQMLKNNYGRIIFIASEEAVMPSGQMPQYCMTKSMLLSLSKSLSKLTIGTEVTSNTIMPGPTLSENVYQIIESLFPDDMAFPEKEKKFMAANLPQSEIQRFIKPFEIGRLAAFLCSPYASAFKGSPIRMDGGMVPTIF; this is translated from the coding sequence ATGGATATGGGATTAATGAACAAAACAGCTATGGTAACAGGATCAACGAAAGGTATTGGGAAAGCAATTGCCATTGAACTTGCCAGAGAAGGCGTCAATGTCCTCATTAATGGACGAAATCATGAAGAGGTAGAACGAACCGTAAATGAACTGAAGTCGGAGTTCCCGGCTACTTCCCCTCAGAATGCTACAGCTGATATTGTGGATAAGCAGCAAAGAGAGGCTTTATTTGAGAAATATCCCCATGTCGATATTCTGGTTAACAATATGGGCATTTATGAAATCATGTCATATGAGGACGTTGACGATGAAGTATGGGAAAAGTACTTCCGAACGAATGTCCTTGCCGCGAATGGATTATCTAAGTTTTATTTGCCTCAAATGTTGAAAAACAATTATGGACGAATCATTTTTATTGCAAGTGAAGAAGCGGTCATGCCTTCAGGGCAAATGCCCCAGTATTGTATGACCAAATCGATGTTATTATCCCTGTCAAAAAGCTTGTCTAAACTGACGATAGGAACGGAAGTCACATCGAATACAATCATGCCAGGACCAACGCTTTCCGAAAATGTATATCAAATCATTGAAAGTTTGTTTCCTGATGATATGGCATTTCCGGAAAAAGAGAAAAAATTTATGGCTGCGAACCTGCCTCAATCAGAAATACAGCGGTTTATCAAGCCTTTTGAAATAGGCAGGCTGGCTGCATTCCTATGCAGCCCTTATGCATCCGCATTTAAAGGTTCTCCGATCCGGATGGACGGGGGCATGGTGCCTACAATTTTTTAA
- a CDS encoding CLC_0170 family protein, which translates to MLRLDVGSYALAEMNKEKSVARFLGWLNVALGTLLLIVYWAF; encoded by the coding sequence ATGTTACGGTTGGATGTAGGAAGTTATGCGCTGGCGGAGATGAACAAGGAAAAAAGTGTAGCCCGTTTTCTTGGATGGCTCAATGTAGCATTAGGGACTTTGTTGTTAATCGTATATTGGGCGTTCTGA